From Methanomassiliicoccales archaeon:
TGATATCTGCGTCCATTCACGGCGAATTCCCCTATTTCAGCTGCTCTTTCAAGTAATTCTAGAACATTGGTAATTCCTGTGATATTCTCAAAAATCCAAACAGTTCTTCCATTGTTTTCATGTACTTCAGCGATTTGCCACTGATCAGGGTAGCTCATTGATGTACGCCAAACGGTGATATTTCCCGGATTTATACTGCCTTCCGGTCCATTAAAATCAATGATTAATGTTGCTGAGACCTTTTCTACTTGATTTTCTTCGCCAGTACAGCCTGAAAATATGAGAGTTACTGCAATAGTTGCAGTAA
This genomic window contains:
- a CDS encoding DUF4430 domain-containing protein — encoded protein: MKLKRIVIFLVTATIAVTLIFSGCTGEENQVEKVSATLIIDFNGPEGSINPGNITVWRTSMSYPDQWQIAEVHENNGRTVWIFENITGITNVLELLERAAEIGEFAVNGRRYQLPEGYFIEAIDGVQNENPGRGWQYYVNGEYALKACDKYNLSDGDVVLWLFKEMNSGW